A window of Phyllopteryx taeniolatus isolate TA_2022b chromosome 19, UOR_Ptae_1.2, whole genome shotgun sequence contains these coding sequences:
- the mmp21 gene encoding matrix metallopeptidase-21 — MSLQKQLEGAGTPQRSQTLLIEMNVLLLKAPQDGAPVPDPYIQEMASRGLQATLLPVLSFNFVSLNTLSDKLFQPEKYGGLIFTSPRAVEAVKMCLADRREEWERSAKDKWNAKSVYVVGKATAALVRRLGLDPLGEDAGTAEVLSRVIIEREVTSTPPLFFPCGSIKREVLPTALRENGVPLETLTVYRTAAHPDVEKNLNDYFAAQGWPASVAFFSPSGVDFCLEALRGLAVCRHRAHHAGRHAGRGYGFMKPVRWEEMRDQDGDLDYDDGFFDDLRASVQEGTSVPPSRDRPPPDGESQAFTAALKDFQRLSGLPVTGAFDDATREAMNKPRCGVPDKERGQEPGDLDENLALGVENGTTWNKTDSNYITSDTLSGAANDSEMLLVRVNGTESALSDTNNTDLGPDFRPKNTSPDNNSAKMRPSPAVVRKKRHLAALVSRRRRKRDLGEAGHVAFSKNVLKWRLMGEGYSSQLSIEEQRYIFRLAFRMWSEVSPLQFVEDNRSPLEDIDIRLGFGTGRHLGCNQRFDGSGQEFAHAWFLGDIHFDDDEHFTAPNAGSGISLLKVAVHEIGHVLGLPHIYRPGSIMQPSYLPQEASFEMDWMDRKAIQNLYGGCEGRFSTVFDWIRREKTPYGKAVVRFNTYFVREGWYWLYENRNNRTRYGDPVPLQIGWRGLPADGVDAYVHVWSRKQDAVYFFKGTQFWKYDSENDKVFKQDPEGHRYPRKISEGFPGIFGPIDTAVYDRRDSRIYFFKSSLVYAFSVESNGTAPGFPKPIREVFPPTSGVDHPGGNVDAAYFSYAHNSVFLFKDRRFWQVASGRDRPRRRPFLPRNGLLPHKEVDQHWFDICNVHPTALTLTR; from the exons CGCCACAGGATGGCGCTCCAGTGCCTGATCCTTACATCCAG GAGATGGCATCACGTGGGCTTCAAGCAACCCTGCTGCCTGTGCTATCTTTTAACTTTGTATCGTTAAACACCCTCTCAGATAAG CTTTTCCAACCGGAAAAATACGGTGGCCTCATATTTACGAGCCCGAGAGCGGTGGAAGCAGTGAAGATGTGCTTAGCGGACAGAAGAGAAG AATGGGAGCGGTCAGCCAAAGACAAGTGGAACGCAAAGTCCGTTTATGTGGTGGGCAAAGCGACGGCCGCCTTAG TACGCCGTCTTGGCTTGGATCCCCTCGGCGAGGACGCAGGGACGGCGGAGGTCCTGTCTCGTGTCATCATTGAAC GAGAGGTCACCAGTACCCCCCCACTTTTCTTCCCCTGCGGCTCCATCAAAAGAGAAGTCCTGCCTACAGCTTTGAGGGAGAATG GTGTTCCCCTCGAGACGCTGACTGTCTATCGCACGGCGGCACATCCCGATGTGGAGAAGAATCTCAACGACTATTTTGCAGCGCAG GGCTGGCCGGCTAGCGTGGCTTTCTTCAGCCCGTCGGGAGTCGACTTCTGCCTGGAGGCCTTACGCGGGCTGGCTG TTTGCCGCCATCGGGCCCACCACGCGGGACGCCATGCAGGCCGAGG ATACGGCTTCATGAAGCCAGTGAGGTGGGAGGAGATGCGGGACCAGGACGGGGATCTCGACTACGACGACGGCTTCTTTGACGACCTCCGAGCTAGCGTCCAGGAGGGGACCTCGGTGCCTCCTTCCAGGGATCGCCCTCCTCCAGACGGAGAAAGCCAAGCATTTACGGCAGCGCTCAAAGACTTCCAGAGGCTGTCCGGCCTGCCGGTGACTGGTGCGTTTGACGACGCCACCAGGGAGGCCATGAACAAGCCGAGGTGTGGCGTCCCCGACAAGGAAAGGGGTCAGGAACCAGGTGACCTTGACGAGAATCTGGCCTTGGGTGTTGAAAACGGCACCACTTGGAACAAGACTGATAGCAACTACATAACAAGTGACACACTGTCTGGTGCTGCTAACGACTCTGAAATGTTATTAGTGAGGGTTAATGGCACAGAAAGTGCTCTCTCTGACACCAACAACACTGATTTGGGCCCAGATTTCAGGCCAAAAAACACCTCCCCGGATAACAATTCGGCGAAAATGCGCCCTAGCCCAGCGGTAGTACGCAAGAAACGCCACCTGGCCGCCCTGGTCTCCCGGCGCAGGCGCAAGAGGGACCTGGGCGAGGCGGGACACGTGGCCTTCAGCAAGAACGTCCTGAAATGGCGGCTGATGGGCGAAGGCTACAGCAGTCAGCTGTCCATCGAGGAGCAGCGCTACATTTTCAGGCTGGCCTTCAGGATGTGGAGCGAGGTGTCGCCACTCCAGTTCGTGGAAGACAACCGCTCGCCGCTGGAGGATATCGACATCAGGCTGGGCTTTGGCACAG GAAGACATCTCGGTTGCAACCAGCGGTTCGATGGAAGCGGTCAAGAGTTTGCTCATGCCTGGTTCCTGGGCGACATCCACTTTGACGACGACGAACATTTCACTGCCCCCAACGCCGGCAGTGGGATTAGCCTCCTTAAG GTGGCGGTTCACGAGATCGGACACGTTTTGGGGCTGCCCCACATCTACAGACCTGGCTCCATCATGCAGCCCAGCTACTTGCCCCAAGAGGCCAGTTTTGAGATGGACTGGATGGACAGGAAAGCCATACAGAACCTCTACG GGGGTTGCGAGGGCCGCTTCAGCACTGTATTCGACTGGATCCGACGAGAGAAGACCCCCTACGGCAAAGCGGTGGTCCGCTTCAACACCTACTTCGTGAGGGAGGGCTGGTACTGGCTGTACGAGAACCGGAACAATCGGACCCGCTACGGGGACCCGGTGCCGCTGCAGATCGGCTGGCGGGGGCTCCCTGCAGACGGAGTGGACGCTTACGTGCACGTTTGGTCCCGGAAACAAGACGCCGTTTACTTCTTCAAAG GTACTCAGTTCTGGAAGTATGACAGCGAAAACGACAAGGTCTTCAAACAGGACCCAGAGGGCCACCGCTACCCCAGGAAGATTTCCGAGGGTTTCCCGGGAATCTTCGGTCCCATTGACACGGCCGTTTACGACCGAAGGGACTCGCGCATTTACTTCTTCAAAAGCAGTCTT GTGTACGCCTTCAGCGTGGAGTCCAACGGCACGGCGCCAGGTTTCCCCAAACCCATCCGAGAGGTATTCCCGCCGACGTCCGGCGTCGACCACCCGGGCGGCAACGTCGACGCCGCCTACTTCTCGTACGCGCACAACTCCGTCTTCCTCTTCAAGGACCGGCGCTTCTGGCAGGTGGCGAGCGGCCGCGAccgcccccgccgccgcccctTCCTGCCGCGTAACGGCCTGCTGCCGCACAAGGAAGTGGACCAGCACTGGTTCGACATCTGCAACGTCCACCCCACCGCGCTCACGCTGACCAGATGA